One window of Desulfovibrio subterraneus genomic DNA carries:
- a CDS encoding sodium:proton antiporter: MLPALAFASEGGHGGPHLDGALLSGMWVIPFACMLLSIAIFPLAAPHFWHHHFGKVAAFWGLAFLVPFTFQFGFELALYETIHTLFLEYIPFIILLFALFTVAGGVRLTGSLVGTPALNTGILLIGTLLASWMGTTGAAMLLIRPLLRANAHRKYKVHSVVFFIFLVANVGGSLTPLGDPPLFLGFLKGVSFFWTTVHMLAPMALVASILLAVFFAMDTYLFGKEGKPMPKGDAAGSGEKFGMEGKVNLILLGGVVAAVLMSGMWRPHVSFDLYHVPVELQNIARDVLLLVIAGLSLKLTDPESRRKNDFNWFPIIEVAKLFSGIFISMIPAIAILKAGEHGALSAVINMVSHEGTPVNPMYFWLTGALSSFLDNAPTYLVFFNTAGGDAVHLMNDMSQTLLAISAGAVFMGANTYIGNAPNFMVRSIAEDQGVKMPSFFGYMAWSGSILIPCFIIVTLVFF, from the coding sequence ATGCTGCCCGCACTCGCATTTGCCAGCGAAGGCGGACATGGCGGCCCCCATCTGGATGGCGCTCTGCTTTCCGGAATGTGGGTTATTCCTTTTGCCTGCATGCTGCTTTCCATCGCGATTTTTCCGTTGGCGGCACCGCATTTCTGGCACCACCACTTCGGCAAGGTTGCCGCATTCTGGGGGCTGGCGTTTCTCGTCCCCTTCACTTTCCAGTTCGGCTTTGAGCTGGCTTTGTATGAAACGATACATACTCTGTTCCTTGAGTATATCCCGTTCATCATCCTGCTGTTCGCCCTGTTCACCGTTGCAGGCGGCGTACGCCTGACCGGCAGCCTTGTGGGCACCCCCGCACTCAACACCGGCATTCTGCTCATCGGCACCCTGCTGGCGAGCTGGATGGGTACCACCGGTGCTGCCATGCTGCTCATCCGTCCTCTGCTCCGCGCCAACGCACACCGCAAGTACAAAGTGCACTCCGTCGTGTTCTTCATCTTCCTGGTTGCAAACGTGGGTGGTTCTCTGACGCCTCTGGGTGACCCGCCGCTGTTCCTCGGCTTCCTGAAGGGTGTTTCCTTCTTCTGGACCACCGTGCACATGCTTGCACCCATGGCTCTTGTAGCCAGCATTCTGCTCGCCGTATTCTTTGCCATGGATACCTATCTGTTCGGCAAGGAAGGCAAGCCCATGCCCAAGGGTGACGCTGCCGGTTCCGGCGAAAAGTTCGGCATGGAAGGCAAGGTCAACCTGATTCTGCTCGGCGGCGTTGTTGCGGCAGTTCTTATGTCCGGTATGTGGCGTCCCCACGTATCCTTCGACCTCTATCACGTTCCGGTGGAACTGCAGAACATCGCCCGTGACGTTCTGCTGCTCGTCATCGCCGGTCTGTCTCTCAAGCTGACCGACCCCGAGAGCCGTCGCAAGAACGACTTCAACTGGTTCCCCATTATTGAAGTTGCCAAGCTCTTCTCCGGTATCTTCATCTCCATGATTCCCGCCATCGCCATTCTGAAGGCCGGTGAACATGGTGCGCTGTCCGCCGTGATCAACATGGTTTCGCATGAAGGCACGCCTGTTAACCCCATGTACTTCTGGCTCACCGGAGCGCTGTCGTCCTTCCTGGACAACGCTCCCACCTACCTTGTGTTCTTCAACACCGCAGGTGGCGACGCCGTGCACCTGATGAACGACATGAGCCAGACCCTGCTCGCCATCTCCGCCGGTGCCGTGTTCATGGGTGCGAATACCTATATCGGTAACGCCCCCAACTTCATGGTCCGCTCCATCGCTGAAGACCAGGGTGTCAAGATGCCCAGCTTCTTCGGCTACATGGCCTGGTCGGGTTCCATTCTGATTCCCTGCTTCATCATCGTCACCCTTGTCTTCTTCTAG
- a CDS encoding TrmH family RNA methyltransferase, whose product MVRERTTQRLEKLERVLSLRQKDLTLVLANIHDPHNVSAIYRSCDAFGVPKVHLYYTDTAFPTLGASSSASARKWVDTVRHKDKESLMAAMRAEGMQVLATSCTPKAKPLQEYDLVRPTAIIMGNEHRGVDTELVDAVDGEVYIPMYGMIQSFNVSVAAAVILSEASRQRRLAGKYDAPTYSEEEYASILARWAEK is encoded by the coding sequence ATGGTACGTGAAAGAACAACGCAGAGACTGGAAAAATTGGAACGGGTGCTCTCGCTCAGACAAAAGGATCTGACCCTGGTGCTCGCCAACATCCACGATCCTCATAACGTGTCGGCAATATACAGAAGTTGTGATGCCTTCGGGGTGCCTAAGGTGCATCTTTACTATACGGACACGGCTTTTCCCACACTGGGCGCCAGTTCGTCGGCTTCTGCCCGCAAGTGGGTGGATACCGTGCGGCACAAGGATAAAGAGAGCCTGATGGCCGCCATGCGTGCCGAAGGCATGCAGGTTCTGGCAACCAGCTGCACCCCCAAGGCCAAGCCCCTGCAGGAATACGACCTGGTTCGTCCCACGGCCATCATCATGGGCAACGAACATCGCGGCGTGGATACCGAGCTTGTGGATGCTGTTGATGGTGAGGTCTACATTCCCATGTACGGCATGATCCAGAGCTTCAACGTTTCCGTGGCTGCCGCAGTCATTTTGTCGGAGGCTTCCCGCCAACGCCGGTTGGCAGGCAAGTATGATGCTCCCACCTATTCTGAAGAGGAATATGCGTCCATTCTGGCCCGGTGGGCTGAAAAGTAG
- a CDS encoding glycosyltransferase family 2 protein encodes MPPTILVSIIIPVWNRWDLTEACLKSLRAHTSGNFFEVIVADNHSEDETATALAPHGEQLFGDKFTHLRFNRNTGFGPACNAGAKAARGGLLLFLNNDTLLTPNWLPPLMKAMQDDPRIGAAGPLLLYPDTNRVQHCGITFTPSLRTEHLYANFPADHPAVHAKRTLQAITGAAIMVEKELFFQCGAFFSGYRNGSEDLELCCRIREAGRRLAVITQSRVYHLESQTPGRGDDDNDNAALLNERCKGCFGPDVHRFARRDGYEMALTPWLESYITLPAEREEELTIAMTQQFSPAACWEMLQKEPLWHTGYNLLAAVLEENGQFAEACGVRLLQTYFFPMLPYYKQLAATAAKSGNIPLARQAIDKAEHVNKLLEDPGPLIKKAAGLANWAGKAGEKELQQLYEGWLKDLGVL; translated from the coding sequence ATGCCCCCAACCATTCTCGTTTCCATCATCATTCCCGTCTGGAACCGCTGGGACCTGACGGAGGCCTGCCTGAAGAGCCTGCGCGCCCATACCTCCGGCAACTTTTTCGAAGTGATCGTCGCTGACAACCACTCCGAAGACGAAACAGCCACCGCGCTTGCCCCGCACGGAGAACAGCTTTTCGGCGACAAGTTCACCCACCTGCGCTTTAACCGCAACACGGGATTCGGCCCTGCCTGCAATGCGGGGGCAAAAGCGGCACGGGGCGGGCTTCTGCTCTTTCTGAACAACGACACCCTGCTTACGCCCAACTGGCTGCCGCCGCTCATGAAGGCCATGCAGGACGATCCGCGCATCGGCGCTGCGGGGCCGCTGCTGCTGTATCCGGATACGAACCGAGTGCAGCACTGCGGCATTACCTTCACGCCCTCGCTGCGCACCGAACATCTGTATGCCAATTTCCCCGCTGACCACCCTGCCGTACACGCAAAACGCACCCTGCAGGCCATAACGGGCGCAGCCATCATGGTGGAAAAGGAACTCTTTTTCCAATGTGGCGCATTCTTCAGCGGATACCGCAACGGCTCGGAAGATCTGGAACTGTGCTGCCGCATACGGGAAGCAGGCAGGCGACTCGCCGTCATCACGCAGAGCCGTGTGTATCATCTTGAAAGCCAGACCCCGGGCAGAGGCGATGACGACAATGACAACGCCGCCCTGCTCAATGAACGCTGCAAGGGCTGCTTCGGACCGGATGTTCACCGTTTTGCCAGACGCGACGGCTACGAGATGGCCCTTACGCCGTGGCTCGAATCCTACATCACCCTGCCTGCGGAGAGGGAAGAAGAGCTGACCATTGCCATGACGCAGCAATTCAGCCCCGCCGCCTGCTGGGAAATGTTGCAGAAAGAACCTCTCTGGCACACGGGCTACAACCTGCTTGCCGCTGTGCTGGAGGAAAACGGTCAGTTCGCTGAAGCCTGCGGCGTGCGCCTGCTGCAAACCTATTTCTTCCCCATGCTGCCCTACTACAAGCAGCTTGCGGCCACTGCCGCAAAGTCCGGCAACATTCCGCTTGCCCGCCAGGCCATAGACAAGGCCGAACACGTCAACAAGCTGCTTGAAGATCCGGGGCCGCTCATCAAGAAGGCAGCAGGGCTCGCAAACTGGGCAGGCAAGGCCGGTGAGAAGGAATTGCAGCAGTTATATGAGGGCTGGCTAAAAGACTTGGGAGTTTTGTAA
- a CDS encoding glycosyltransferase family 2 protein — protein sequence MSQAFTADQIDALCAAVPTLEYGALGLEHQWRHISFALRASNQAESHEIRELCSRFALEMTVWAMQDAPLDARLLRLMADMDALSGCAAGLPVSRWLETATAPDLTDPESADWHAAHTAPDIQRALTASRLAGPHSLYWINAGINRALACGDFELAQRIADSIPESLPAREALHARLHAEITSHTLGTEQAMAALQQVTHPGFALWHTQQTATLLLQLGERETAASLFRDLWKTMGFHPNLTLQTYEASTPLAKSPLPDSLNAPAIVLYSWNKAEQLRQTLESLRASDTGDCPIFVLDNGSTDATAAVLDREAAQWAEGRFRRISLPINVGAPAARNWLLSLPEVRQRPWTVFLDDDIILPDHWLRTLWSTAQAHPQAGAVGCTITDHTAPHAIQCADFHLLPQAMGQRSFEDLQEHAFVYGNASGERDTALTAFTRPCMHVSGCCHMISARSIDACGAFDVRFSPSQFDDLERDMRAGLAGYHAVYNGSLRIRHMQHSSLRQANTPAKNGHIFGNKIKLEHIHGEKAVARLRDASRTLVRDDLKRKTARLHNMAGA from the coding sequence ATGTCACAGGCCTTTACCGCCGACCAGATAGACGCACTCTGCGCCGCCGTGCCCACGCTGGAATACGGCGCGCTGGGGCTTGAACATCAATGGCGTCACATTTCCTTTGCGCTGCGGGCCTCAAATCAGGCCGAATCGCATGAAATACGAGAACTGTGCAGCCGGTTTGCCCTTGAAATGACCGTATGGGCCATGCAGGATGCTCCGCTCGATGCACGCCTGCTGCGCCTTATGGCAGATATGGATGCCCTTTCCGGCTGCGCGGCAGGACTCCCCGTATCCCGATGGCTGGAAACGGCAACCGCCCCGGATCTTACCGATCCCGAATCCGCTGACTGGCATGCGGCGCATACGGCACCGGACATTCAACGGGCCCTGACCGCATCACGCCTTGCCGGACCGCACTCCCTGTACTGGATCAACGCCGGAATAAACCGAGCACTGGCCTGCGGCGACTTTGAACTGGCGCAGCGCATCGCAGATTCCATTCCCGAATCCCTGCCCGCACGTGAGGCACTGCATGCCCGCCTGCACGCGGAGATTACCTCTCACACCCTCGGAACCGAACAGGCAATGGCTGCCCTGCAGCAGGTGACACATCCGGGTTTTGCCCTCTGGCATACGCAGCAGACAGCCACCCTGCTCCTCCAGCTGGGCGAAAGAGAGACCGCCGCCTCGCTGTTCCGTGATCTGTGGAAGACCATGGGCTTTCATCCCAACCTGACCCTGCAGACCTACGAAGCATCCACCCCGCTGGCCAAATCCCCTTTGCCAGACAGCCTTAACGCGCCGGCCATTGTGCTCTATTCATGGAACAAGGCAGAGCAGCTGCGACAGACGCTGGAAAGCCTGCGGGCATCCGACACAGGCGACTGCCCTATCTTCGTGCTGGACAACGGGTCAACGGATGCAACAGCTGCCGTGCTCGACCGTGAAGCTGCGCAATGGGCGGAAGGACGGTTCAGGCGCATATCCCTGCCCATCAACGTAGGCGCACCGGCAGCGCGCAACTGGCTGCTCTCGCTGCCCGAGGTCCGGCAACGGCCATGGACGGTCTTTCTGGATGACGACATCATCCTCCCGGATCACTGGCTGCGCACATTGTGGAGCACCGCACAGGCGCATCCGCAAGCCGGTGCCGTGGGCTGCACGATCACTGACCACACAGCCCCGCACGCCATACAGTGCGCAGACTTTCACCTGCTGCCGCAGGCAATGGGCCAGCGCAGCTTTGAAGACCTGCAGGAACACGCCTTCGTTTACGGCAATGCATCCGGCGAGCGCGACACCGCCTTGACCGCGTTCACAAGACCGTGCATGCATGTATCCGGCTGCTGCCACATGATCAGCGCACGTTCAATAGACGCCTGCGGCGCGTTCGACGTACGCTTCTCGCCCAGCCAGTTCGATGATCTGGAACGGGACATGCGCGCAGGTCTTGCCGGGTATCACGCCGTCTACAACGGCTCGCTGCGTATCCGGCACATGCAGCACTCCAGCCTGCGGCAGGCCAACACCCCTGCCAAGAACGGCCATATTTTCGGCAACAAGATCAAACTGGAACACATCCACGGCGAAAAGGCCGTTGCCAGACTGAGAGATGCCAGCCGCACTCTGGTTCGGGACGACCTGAAACGCAAAACCGCCCGTCTGCACAATATGGCAGGCGCATGA
- a CDS encoding glycosyltransferase family 2 protein → MIIDWKALAPELSRPLLKGGVGKVHLLGMADAALGLAGKGGPAAALYTELGCDLLLAAWEHDCLDGNTAGQLLALHRIRPVLRPEVLAVVSAVHGSGKPENQSYLNRLLQKRETDKTFRFLEQQREKEPGALFWSSQALMVGFYEAEYDRLAAWLHADTAIPAPLKERIMGDVAFAREDFATAVFHYDRAARSLPLVTYSVRLAEAVYRAGDKPRAVALWKAAAAQRPWCINTLLRLHDVATGLDTDVRLPEGRGAALLYTWNKAEYLDRALECIAASDMDGNRVIVLDNGSTDATPDVLKAWRERMGRDRMEIVSLPLNVGAPAARNWLMQIKALADCRWVAYLDDDAMLPPDWLGRFGAAMHAYPDALAWGCKVVDHGNPMVLQAVDLHLDEGGEVLPAPERMEPYTRRFSVSDIHHQELDFGWFDYVRPCASVTGCTHMYLRETLVEHGGFDLRFSPSQYDDLEHDLRGVLHGRMPVYTGHLRVTHMKRTGKAARTDSGEFGNAYANMYKLQMKYTAAEFETMRCNDEAAGQTDLLVKLLHLDS, encoded by the coding sequence GTGATCATTGACTGGAAGGCGCTTGCGCCCGAACTTTCGCGCCCCCTGCTCAAGGGCGGGGTGGGCAAGGTGCACTTGTTGGGCATGGCCGATGCTGCTCTTGGCCTTGCCGGAAAAGGCGGTCCTGCTGCCGCGTTGTATACCGAACTGGGCTGTGATCTGCTGCTGGCCGCGTGGGAACATGATTGTCTGGACGGCAATACCGCAGGGCAGTTGCTCGCGCTGCACAGAATCCGTCCAGTTCTCAGGCCCGAAGTGCTGGCTGTTGTTTCTGCCGTGCACGGTTCGGGCAAGCCGGAGAATCAGTCTTATCTGAACAGATTGCTGCAGAAGCGCGAGACGGACAAAACCTTCCGTTTTCTGGAACAGCAACGCGAGAAGGAGCCGGGTGCTCTGTTCTGGTCTTCTCAGGCGCTCATGGTGGGTTTTTATGAAGCGGAATACGACAGGCTGGCTGCATGGCTGCATGCCGATACCGCCATTCCCGCCCCGCTGAAAGAACGGATTATGGGTGACGTGGCCTTTGCCCGCGAAGACTTCGCAACCGCAGTATTCCATTATGACCGTGCTGCCCGCAGCCTGCCGCTTGTCACGTATTCTGTCCGGCTTGCCGAGGCTGTGTATCGGGCCGGTGACAAACCGCGCGCCGTGGCGTTGTGGAAGGCAGCGGCTGCGCAGCGGCCGTGGTGCATAAACACGCTGCTGCGCCTGCATGACGTGGCAACAGGGTTGGATACGGATGTGCGCCTGCCGGAAGGACGGGGCGCGGCCCTTTTATATACATGGAACAAGGCCGAGTATCTGGACAGGGCGCTTGAGTGCATTGCAGCCAGCGACATGGACGGCAACCGCGTCATCGTTCTGGATAACGGGTCCACCGATGCCACGCCCGATGTGCTGAAAGCGTGGCGCGAGCGTATGGGCAGGGACCGGATGGAGATTGTATCCCTGCCGCTTAATGTGGGCGCGCCGGCTGCACGCAACTGGCTCATGCAGATAAAAGCGCTTGCGGATTGCCGCTGGGTCGCGTACCTCGACGACGACGCCATGCTCCCCCCCGACTGGCTGGGCCGTTTCGGTGCCGCCATGCACGCCTACCCCGATGCACTCGCCTGGGGCTGCAAGGTGGTGGACCACGGCAACCCCATGGTTCTGCAGGCGGTAGACCTGCATCTGGACGAAGGGGGCGAGGTGCTTCCCGCGCCGGAGCGCATGGAGCCGTATACGCGGCGTTTCAGTGTTTCGGATATCCATCATCAGGAACTGGATTTCGGCTGGTTCGACTATGTGCGCCCCTGCGCTTCCGTCACCGGCTGTACGCACATGTACCTGCGTGAGACGCTGGTGGAGCACGGCGGATTCGACCTGAGGTTCTCTCCTTCGCAATATGACGATCTGGAACACGACCTGCGCGGTGTGCTGCACGGGCGCATGCCTGTGTATACCGGCCACCTGCGTGTGACGCATATGAAACGGACAGGCAAGGCCGCCCGCACAGACAGCGGGGAGTTCGGCAACGCCTACGCCAACATGTACAAACTGCAAATGAAATATACGGCAGCGGAATTCGAGACCATGCGTTGCAACGACGAAGCGGCCGGTCAGACGGACCTTCTTGTCAAGCTGCTGCATCTCGACAGCTGA
- a CDS encoding THUMP domain-containing class I SAM-dependent RNA methyltransferase, which produces MNVFDTPSTVLVTCPRGAASVCAEELSALGFPVHSELSAAVETTATLRECMRLNLYLRTAHRVQFVLKQFNASNADQMYAQVHAVPWELWLAPDGYLSIGSHVVNNDSIRDTRFANVRVKDAIVDRMRAKFDRRPDSGPDSTGTVVFLHWAGDDCTLYLDTSGEPLNRRGYRKIPCRAPMQETLAAATILASGWKGDTHFVNPMCGSGTLAIEAALIALNSAPGLMRENYGFMHVPGYDPADWDALLDEAEANEKGELSIRIIATDIDRPTAESAYKNAKEARVERYIQFGACDFTETPIPEEGGMIIMNPPYGERLGDKETLGELYAGIGDFFKQRCAGYMGYVFTGNPDLAKQVGLRTKRKIPFYTAKIECRLLEYELYGGTRKQKD; this is translated from the coding sequence ATGAACGTTTTTGATACACCGAGCACCGTGCTCGTCACCTGTCCCCGAGGTGCTGCCTCCGTCTGTGCGGAAGAGCTGAGCGCATTGGGTTTTCCCGTTCACTCGGAACTGTCAGCAGCGGTGGAAACCACAGCCACGTTGCGTGAATGCATGCGTCTGAATCTGTATCTGCGCACTGCCCATCGCGTGCAGTTTGTGCTCAAGCAATTCAACGCGTCCAATGCGGACCAGATGTATGCACAGGTGCACGCGGTGCCGTGGGAGCTGTGGCTCGCGCCGGACGGATATCTGTCCATCGGCTCCCATGTGGTGAACAACGACTCCATACGTGATACCCGTTTCGCCAATGTGCGCGTGAAGGATGCCATCGTGGACCGCATGCGCGCCAAGTTCGACCGGCGGCCGGATTCCGGTCCGGATAGCACTGGCACTGTCGTTTTTCTGCACTGGGCCGGTGATGACTGCACCCTGTATCTGGATACCTCGGGTGAACCGCTCAACCGTCGTGGCTACCGCAAGATTCCCTGCAGGGCCCCCATGCAGGAGACTCTGGCCGCGGCAACCATACTTGCCTCGGGCTGGAAAGGGGATACGCATTTTGTCAATCCCATGTGCGGCAGCGGCACCCTTGCCATTGAAGCGGCGCTCATTGCGCTGAACAGCGCCCCCGGGCTGATGCGTGAGAATTACGGCTTCATGCATGTGCCGGGGTATGACCCTGCTGACTGGGACGCCTTGCTGGACGAAGCCGAAGCCAATGAAAAGGGCGAGCTTTCCATCCGCATCATTGCCACGGACATAGACCGCCCCACGGCGGAATCCGCATACAAGAACGCCAAGGAAGCCCGCGTTGAACGCTATATCCAGTTCGGAGCCTGCGATTTTACCGAGACGCCCATTCCCGAAGAAGGGGGCATGATCATCATGAACCCGCCGTACGGAGAACGTCTGGGCGACAAGGAAACTCTGGGAGAGCTGTATGCAGGTATCGGCGACTTCTTCAAACAGCGCTGTGCCGGATACATGGGGTACGTGTTTACGGGCAACCCCGACCTTGCCAAGCAGGTGGGACTGCGCACCAAGCGCAAGATTCCTTTCTATACTGCCAAGATAGAATGCCGCCTGCTGGAATATGAACTGTATGGCGGCACCCGGAAACAGAAGGACTGA
- the gpt gene encoding xanthine phosphoribosyltransferase, whose translation MAKSDRYKKMFVVSWDQFHRDARELATRLRDRGPFKGIVAITRGGLVPAAILARELDIHLIETVCISSYNWKNQNELRVLKHVEGDGEGWLIVDDLVDTGTTATVVRDMMPKALFVTVYAKPKGRPLVEEVIAEVGQDTWILLPWDSAVQFVEPIVNSKEEG comes from the coding sequence GTGGCTAAATCCGACCGATACAAGAAGATGTTTGTTGTTTCCTGGGATCAGTTTCACAGGGATGCAAGAGAACTGGCAACCCGTCTGCGCGACCGCGGCCCTTTCAAGGGCATAGTGGCCATCACGCGCGGGGGGCTTGTGCCTGCGGCGATTCTTGCCCGTGAGCTGGACATTCATCTTATCGAGACGGTGTGCATCTCCAGTTACAACTGGAAAAACCAGAACGAACTGCGCGTGCTCAAGCATGTTGAGGGCGACGGCGAGGGCTGGCTTATCGTTGACGATCTCGTGGACACGGGTACCACCGCCACGGTGGTGCGCGACATGATGCCCAAGGCATTGTTTGTCACCGTGTATGCCAAGCCGAAGGGACGTCCTCTCGTGGAGGAAGTCATTGCGGAAGTAGGGCAGGATACGTGGATTCTGCTGCCCTGGGACAGCGCGGTGCAGTTTGTCGAGCCTATTGTAAATTCGAAGGAAGAAGGGTAA
- a CDS encoding BMP family ABC transporter substrate-binding protein, giving the protein MRKLFGVLALVALVAMLGIGTVHAAEKQMKVGFVYVSPIGDAGYSFAHDLGRQAIAKMDGIETSYVESVPEGADAERVIMNMARKNFDIIFTTSYGYMDPTLKVAQKFPNITFMHCSGYKTAPNMSAYFGRIYQARYLAGMVAGKMTKSNILGYAAAFPIPEVIRGINAFTLGARSVNPNVKVHVVWTKTWYDPATEKEAAKSLLDVGADVITQHQDSPAAQEAAQERGVYSIGYNSDMSAFAPKSHLTSAVWNWVPFYTTVVEKVRKGEWKSDHYWWGISEGVVDLSPYSELVPQDVRALVDARKAEIKEGKYKVFTGPIKDQSGKERIAAGNVAPDDMLLGMTWFVEGVVGSNE; this is encoded by the coding sequence ATGCGTAAACTGTTTGGTGTGCTGGCGCTTGTCGCCCTGGTCGCCATGCTCGGTATCGGGACCGTGCATGCGGCTGAGAAGCAAATGAAGGTCGGCTTCGTGTATGTTTCGCCTATCGGCGATGCCGGTTATTCCTTTGCCCATGACCTTGGCCGTCAGGCCATTGCCAAGATGGACGGGATAGAAACTTCCTACGTTGAATCCGTACCGGAAGGTGCCGATGCCGAGCGTGTTATCATGAACATGGCTCGCAAGAACTTCGATATTATTTTCACCACCAGCTACGGCTACATGGACCCCACCCTGAAGGTGGCCCAGAAGTTCCCCAACATCACCTTCATGCATTGCTCCGGTTACAAGACCGCTCCCAACATGTCTGCCTACTTCGGCCGCATCTATCAGGCCCGTTACCTTGCGGGTATGGTTGCCGGCAAGATGACCAAGAGCAATATTCTCGGTTACGCCGCTGCCTTCCCCATTCCCGAAGTTATCCGCGGCATCAACGCCTTCACCCTGGGTGCACGTTCCGTGAACCCCAACGTGAAGGTACACGTGGTATGGACCAAGACCTGGTACGACCCCGCCACCGAAAAGGAAGCCGCCAAGTCCCTGCTTGACGTGGGTGCAGACGTTATCACCCAGCATCAGGATTCTCCTGCTGCTCAGGAAGCCGCTCAGGAACGTGGCGTGTACAGCATCGGCTACAACTCCGACATGTCCGCTTTCGCTCCCAAGTCTCACCTGACCTCTGCCGTGTGGAACTGGGTTCCTTTCTACACCACCGTTGTTGAGAAGGTTCGCAAGGGTGAGTGGAAGTCCGACCATTACTGGTGGGGCATTTCCGAAGGCGTTGTCGACCTTTCTCCCTACAGCGAACTGGTACCCCAGGACGTCCGCGCTCTCGTGGATGCACGCAAGGCCGAGATCAAGGAAGGCAAGTACAAGGTTTTCACTGGTCCCATCAAGGATCAGTCCGGCAAGGAACGCATTGCCGCCGGCAATGTTGCACCTGATGACATGCTGCTCGGCATGACCTGGTTTGTTGAAGGCGTTGTCGGTTCTAACGAATAA
- a CDS encoding ABC transporter permease yields MLGFRIAKRQEPLQWGSFFIFFAALALSLGISCLLLAIQGKPFMRALLLLWEGAFAHGYSLEDTALKSIPIFLCSLGVAVCFRMQVWNIGAEGQYALGAVGATWAVLTFPDAPAWALMPLMFAAAAALGAAWAAIPAFLRLKFELNEIISTLMFNYIGMLLLEYYVYGDWKDPASFGFPMTVMFPDTAIIGSMFGRIHWGAAVCAVVAVMLSVFLKRTRLGFELMAGGENPRAARYARMPYNFLVMLVMVLCGALAGWAGLIETSATLNRLQPNVMVGYGYTAIVVAWLARLRITSIAVFSILLAGLRVGVENLQLELQVPAAFAGIMQGLLLITVLAGQFFNWYEIKRVSGMEGEVDTPGNSGNAGNAGNASNTGNTGDARNAVNGGLE; encoded by the coding sequence ATGCTAGGATTCAGAATAGCTAAGAGACAGGAGCCCCTTCAGTGGGGCTCCTTTTTTATTTTTTTTGCGGCCCTGGCGTTGTCACTGGGCATAAGCTGCCTGCTGCTCGCCATTCAGGGTAAACCTTTCATGCGTGCGCTCCTGCTGTTGTGGGAAGGCGCTTTTGCCCATGGCTACTCGCTGGAAGATACCGCCCTCAAGTCCATCCCCATATTCCTCTGTTCCCTCGGCGTTGCGGTCTGTTTCCGCATGCAGGTGTGGAACATCGGTGCGGAAGGGCAGTACGCCCTTGGTGCCGTGGGAGCCACATGGGCGGTGCTCACGTTCCCTGACGCCCCTGCGTGGGCGCTTATGCCGCTCATGTTTGCGGCTGCGGCCGCGCTTGGTGCCGCATGGGCTGCCATTCCCGCCTTTCTTCGTCTCAAGTTCGAGCTGAACGAGATCATTTCCACACTGATGTTCAACTATATCGGTATGCTGCTGCTCGAATACTATGTGTATGGCGATTGGAAGGACCCCGCGAGCTTCGGTTTTCCCATGACGGTCATGTTCCCGGATACCGCGATAATCGGTTCCATGTTCGGCCGCATTCACTGGGGGGCAGCGGTATGTGCCGTGGTGGCCGTTATGCTGTCTGTCTTTCTCAAGCGCACCCGTCTGGGATTTGAGCTCATGGCCGGTGGCGAGAACCCCCGTGCCGCCCGCTATGCGCGCATGCCCTACAACTTTCTCGTAATGCTGGTCATGGTCCTGTGCGGCGCCCTTGCCGGTTGGGCCGGACTTATCGAAACCTCCGCCACCCTGAACCGCCTGCAGCCCAACGTGATGGTCGGCTACGGCTACACTGCCATTGTTGTGGCATGGCTGGCCCGTCTGCGCATCACATCCATTGCGGTGTTCTCCATTCTGCTTGCAGGTCTGCGGGTAGGGGTGGAAAACCTGCAGCTTGAACTGCAGGTACCCGCCGCCTTTGCAGGTATCATGCAGGGCTTGCTGCTCATCACCGTGCTCGCCGGACAGTTTTTCAACTGGTATGAGATCAAGCGCGTTTCCGGCATGGAAGGGGAAGTCGACACGCCCGGTAACAGCGGTAACGCCGGTAATGCCGGTAACGCCAGCAATACCGGTAACACAGGTGATGCCCGTAATGCCGTTAACGGAGGACTGGAATGA